Proteins encoded by one window of Blastopirellula marina:
- a CDS encoding SUMF1/EgtB/PvdO family nonheme iron enzyme — protein sequence MKIQQKPSLDYEVDRFRIQLSSKVEDAQAKLARLFQRFIQQREAKQTCPCFIKHLEVQQGPTPNNYEVLFGWFCDKCLTQLEQLIEADMPEIAEVSVGAELSEFRGFSDGFVSVTGAIAEFEDGSRIELAPFSISRRPVTTGEFEAFTQATGYLTDCERNDDGSFRMSELMEGIRPNQRANIPVHNVSFKDATAYCQWASVRLPTEGELLAASLIDQRIMTRRERHDFLFGATGRFDITKYPTALDGLSAEFVVGKAPAGNCIVRNGPYHVRTENWNDRENGHRHVCPMNVYDIMTGFRVCQLEQP from the coding sequence ATGAAGATCCAACAGAAGCCAAGCCTGGACTACGAAGTCGATCGCTTTCGCATTCAACTATCCTCAAAGGTGGAAGATGCCCAGGCAAAGTTGGCGCGTTTGTTCCAGCGCTTCATCCAGCAGCGCGAAGCCAAACAGACGTGCCCTTGTTTCATCAAGCATTTGGAAGTTCAACAAGGTCCTACGCCCAATAACTACGAAGTGCTGTTTGGTTGGTTCTGTGACAAGTGTTTGACGCAGCTCGAGCAGTTGATCGAAGCCGATATGCCGGAGATCGCGGAGGTTTCCGTGGGAGCGGAGCTTAGTGAGTTCCGCGGATTCTCCGATGGCTTCGTCTCGGTGACCGGAGCGATTGCCGAGTTTGAAGATGGATCGCGGATTGAACTCGCTCCCTTTAGCATCTCTCGCCGACCTGTGACTACCGGCGAGTTCGAAGCATTCACTCAGGCGACTGGTTACCTGACCGACTGCGAACGAAACGATGATGGTTCCTTCCGGATGAGTGAACTAATGGAAGGGATCCGTCCTAACCAGCGAGCCAACATTCCGGTCCACAACGTGAGTTTTAAAGATGCCACCGCCTATTGTCAGTGGGCATCGGTGCGGCTGCCTACCGAAGGGGAACTCCTCGCTGCTTCGCTGATCGATCAGCGGATCATGACCCGCCGCGAACGCCATGACTTTCTATTCGGAGCGACAGGGCGGTTCGATATTACCAAGTACCCGACCGCACTTGATGGGCTGAGTGCTGAATTTGTTGTCGGAAAAGCCCCAGCCGGAAATTGCATCGTCCGCAATGGGCCCTATCACGTGCGTACGGAAAATTGGAACGACCGTGAAAATGGGCATCGGCACGTTTGCCCGATGAATGTCTACGACATCATGACTGGCTTCCGCGTGTGCCAGCTCGAGCAGCCGTGA